In Pseudomonas asiatica, the following are encoded in one genomic region:
- the hydA gene encoding dihydropyrimidinase yields the protein MSLLIRGATVVTHEESYPADVLCADGLIRAIGQNLEPPTDCQILDGSGQYLMPGGIDPHTHMQLPFMGTVASEDFFSGTAAGLAGGTTSIIDFVIPNPQQSLLEAFHTWRGWAQKSASDYGFHVAITWWSEQVAEEMGELVAKHGVNSFKHFMAYKNAIMAADDTLVASFERCLQLGAVPTVHAENGELVYHLQKKLLAQGLTGPEAHPLSRPSQVEGEAASRAIRIAETLGTPLYLVHVSSREALDEIAYARGKGQPVYGEVLPGHLLLDDSVYRDPDWATAAGYVMSPPFRPREHQEALWRGLQSGNLHTTATDHCCFCAEQKAMGRDDFSRIPNGTAGIEDRMAVLWDAGVNSGRLSMHEFVALTSTNTAKIFNLFPRKGAIRVGADADLVLWDPQGTRTISAKTHHQQVDFNIFEGRTVRGIPSHTISQGKVLWADGDLRAEKGAGRYVERPAYPSVYEVLGRRAEVQRPTPVQR from the coding sequence ATGTCCCTGTTGATCCGTGGCGCCACCGTGGTCACCCACGAAGAGAGTTACCCCGCTGATGTCCTGTGTGCCGATGGCCTGATCCGTGCCATTGGGCAAAACCTCGAACCGCCCACCGACTGCCAGATCCTCGACGGCAGTGGCCAGTACCTGATGCCCGGCGGCATCGACCCGCACACCCACATGCAGCTGCCGTTCATGGGCACGGTGGCCAGCGAGGATTTCTTCAGCGGCACCGCCGCGGGCCTGGCCGGTGGCACCACTTCGATCATCGACTTCGTCATCCCCAACCCGCAGCAGTCGTTGCTTGAGGCCTTCCACACCTGGCGCGGCTGGGCGCAGAAAAGCGCCAGCGACTACGGCTTCCATGTCGCCATTACCTGGTGGAGCGAGCAGGTAGCCGAAGAGATGGGCGAACTGGTGGCCAAACATGGGGTGAACAGCTTCAAGCACTTCATGGCCTACAAGAATGCGATCATGGCCGCCGACGACACCCTGGTGGCCAGCTTCGAGCGCTGCCTGCAACTGGGTGCAGTGCCCACCGTGCATGCCGAGAACGGCGAGCTGGTGTACCACCTGCAGAAAAAACTGCTGGCCCAGGGCCTGACCGGGCCGGAAGCCCACCCGCTGTCACGCCCATCCCAGGTCGAGGGTGAAGCGGCCAGCCGAGCCATCCGCATTGCCGAGACGCTGGGCACACCACTGTATCTGGTGCACGTTTCCAGCCGCGAAGCGCTGGATGAAATCGCCTATGCCAGAGGCAAGGGCCAGCCGGTCTACGGCGAAGTCCTGCCCGGCCATCTGCTGCTGGATGACAGCGTCTACCGTGACCCTGACTGGGCCACCGCCGCAGGCTACGTGATGAGTCCCCCGTTCCGCCCGCGTGAACACCAGGAGGCGCTGTGGCGTGGGCTGCAATCGGGCAACCTGCACACCACCGCCACCGACCACTGCTGCTTCTGCGCAGAGCAAAAAGCCATGGGGCGCGACGATTTCAGCCGTATCCCCAACGGCACTGCCGGCATCGAGGACCGCATGGCGGTGCTGTGGGATGCAGGGGTCAACAGCGGGCGCCTGTCGATGCATGAGTTCGTTGCGCTGACCTCCACCAACACCGCGAAAATCTTCAACCTCTTCCCTCGCAAGGGTGCCATTCGTGTTGGTGCCGACGCCGACCTGGTGCTGTGGGACCCGCAAGGCACGCGCACCATCTCGGCCAAGACCCACCACCAGCAGGTGGACTTCAACATCTTCGAAGGCCGTACCGTGCGCGGCATCCCCAGCCATACCATCAGCCAGGGCAAGGTGCTCTGGGCCGATGGCGACCTGCGTGCGGAAAAAGGCGCGGGCCGGTATGTGGAACGGCCGGCGTATCCGTCGGTGTACGAGGTGCTGGGGCGCAGGGCCGAAGTGCAGCGGCCGACGCCCGTACAGCGCTGA
- a CDS encoding NAD(P)-dependent oxidoreductase: protein MIDALNHLPRPRAGADQLAERFSDLAPPLTARQAAVESARCLYCYDAPCVNACPSDIDIPSFIHRISDENLQGAAERILSANILGGSCARVCPTEILCQQACVRNNAQECAPVLIGQLQRYALDNAHFTEHPFQRSPATGKRIAVVGAGPAGLSCAHRLAMHGHDVVVFEASDKAGGLNEYGIARYKLVDDYAQREVEFLLGIGGIEIRHGQRLGSNFGLGELRDQFDAVFLGLGLNAVRQLGLPDEEAPGLLAATAYIRELRQADDLNQLPLADRCLVIGAGNTAIDMAVQMSRLGARDVNLVYRRGHADMGATGHEQDIAKANQVRLHTWARPDAVLLDDSGKVRGMRFARTELADGRLRDTGETFELAADAIFKAIGQRFDDASLVDPVAAQLARDGERIRVDETMQTSLPGVYAGGDCTALGQDLTVQAVQHGKLAAEAIHAQLMLNVEAA from the coding sequence GTGATCGACGCCCTGAACCACTTGCCGCGCCCACGGGCCGGCGCCGACCAGCTGGCCGAGCGCTTCAGCGACCTGGCCCCACCCCTCACCGCCCGCCAGGCCGCCGTCGAAAGCGCACGCTGCCTGTATTGCTATGACGCCCCCTGCGTCAACGCTTGCCCCAGTGACATCGACATCCCGTCGTTCATCCACCGCATCAGCGACGAAAACCTGCAAGGCGCCGCCGAGCGCATCCTCTCGGCCAACATCCTCGGCGGCAGTTGCGCCCGCGTCTGCCCCACCGAAATCCTTTGCCAGCAAGCCTGCGTGCGCAACAACGCGCAGGAATGCGCACCGGTGCTGATCGGCCAGCTGCAGCGCTATGCTCTGGACAACGCCCACTTCACCGAGCACCCGTTCCAGCGCTCGCCGGCCACCGGCAAGCGCATCGCCGTGGTCGGTGCCGGCCCTGCCGGGCTGTCGTGTGCCCACCGCCTGGCCATGCACGGGCATGATGTGGTGGTGTTCGAGGCCAGCGACAAGGCCGGTGGCCTCAACGAGTACGGAATCGCCCGCTACAAGCTGGTGGACGACTATGCCCAGCGTGAAGTGGAATTCCTGCTCGGCATCGGCGGCATCGAGATCCGCCATGGCCAGCGCCTGGGCAGCAACTTTGGCCTGGGCGAGCTGCGCGACCAATTCGACGCAGTGTTCCTCGGCCTGGGCCTGAATGCCGTGCGCCAGCTCGGCCTGCCTGATGAAGAAGCCCCCGGCCTGCTCGCCGCCACCGCATACATACGCGAACTGCGCCAGGCCGACGACCTGAACCAGTTGCCCCTCGCCGACCGCTGCCTGGTGATCGGCGCCGGCAACACCGCGATCGACATGGCCGTGCAGATGAGCCGCTTGGGTGCCCGCGACGTCAACCTGGTGTACCGCCGTGGCCATGCCGACATGGGCGCCACCGGCCACGAGCAGGACATCGCCAAGGCCAACCAGGTGCGCCTGCATACCTGGGCCCGCCCCGATGCCGTGTTGCTGGACGACAGCGGCAAGGTGCGCGGTATGCGCTTTGCCCGCACCGAGCTGGCAGACGGCCGCCTGCGCGACACCGGCGAAACCTTCGAACTGGCTGCCGATGCCATCTTCAAGGCCATCGGCCAACGCTTCGACGACGCCAGCCTCGTCGACCCGGTGGCCGCACAACTGGCGCGCGACGGCGAGCGCATCCGCGTCGACGAAACGATGCAGACCAGCCTGCCGGGCGTCTATGCCGGCGGCGACTGCACCGCCCTGGGCCAGGACCTTACCGTCCAGGCCGTGCAACACGGCAAGCTGGCCGCCGAAGCCATCCATGCCCAACTCATGCTCAACGTGGAGGCTGCGTAA
- a CDS encoding DUF6026 family protein encodes MGTLMPATPTQTLYVSVRRDELRKLKDERDQLRQQVAQLNLLLAQQRAEDKAVSL; translated from the coding sequence ATGGGTACTTTGATGCCTGCAACCCCAACCCAGACCCTCTATGTCTCCGTGCGCCGTGATGAGCTGCGTAAACTGAAGGACGAACGTGACCAGCTGCGCCAGCAGGTCGCCCAACTGAACCTGCTGCTGGCGCAACAACGCGCTGAAGACAAAGCTGTCAGCCTCTGA
- a CDS encoding TetR/AcrR family transcriptional regulator, translated as MANHKIEIRRRNIEKILQAAEKVFAEKGYGATSMGDIAEQAELPRSNLHYYFSTKDDLFRAVLQDLLDVWKQDALCFENFDDPRVVLTSYIRAKMGHSRSRPLGSKIWAEEMLHGAPVLGVNLDESLVPWAKLKEAKIRRWVEEGRILPVEPSALLYMIWASTQHYADFGYQVTLLNGGEALSDMAFENAVQTVTSVILRGIGLEP; from the coding sequence ATGGCCAATCACAAGATCGAAATCCGCCGGCGCAATATCGAGAAGATCCTGCAGGCGGCGGAAAAGGTGTTCGCCGAGAAGGGCTACGGCGCCACGTCGATGGGTGATATCGCCGAGCAGGCCGAGCTGCCGCGTTCCAACCTGCATTATTACTTCAGCACCAAGGACGATCTGTTCCGCGCAGTGCTGCAGGACCTGCTGGATGTGTGGAAGCAGGACGCGCTGTGCTTCGAGAACTTCGACGACCCGCGCGTGGTGCTGACCAGTTACATCCGGGCGAAGATGGGCCACTCGCGCTCGCGGCCGCTGGGCTCGAAGATCTGGGCCGAAGAGATGCTGCATGGGGCGCCGGTGCTGGGGGTGAACCTGGATGAAAGCCTGGTGCCCTGGGCCAAGTTGAAGGAAGCCAAGATCCGCCGCTGGGTGGAGGAGGGGCGCATCCTGCCGGTGGAGCCGTCGGCACTTTTGTACATGATCTGGGCCTCGACCCAGCACTATGCCGACTTTGGTTACCAGGTGACGTTGCTCAATGGCGGGGAGGCGTTGTCGGACATGGCCTTTGAAAATGCCGTGCAGACGGTGACCAGCGTGATCTTGCGGGGGATCGGGCTGGAGCCTTGA
- the glgA gene encoding glycogen synthase GlgA, which produces MISAAVEPHVDSFNPDNREPLTPDFATTGKAPGAQRQHNRNKRKILFVTSEIADLVKTGGLGDVSAALPRALAHLHDVRVLIPGYRQVMESDNPIHIVGELGGHAALPPCKIGRMDMADGLVIYVLICPELYQRDGTPYGANNGRDWPDNHIRFARLGLAAAEIAAGEGRIHWKPEVVHAHDWPAGLAPAYMHWRGLSTPTLFTIHNLAYQGVYSRGCSPELAIPEHAMQQEGMEFYGKLSFLKAGLAYASHITTVSATYAREITTPEFGCGLDGFLASKAQQGLLGGIPNGIDESWDSATDKHLQHNFSINDWEGKARNAQEVRALFELQPSEGPLFAVVSRLVYQKGLDLTLGVADYIVEQGGQIAIIGRGEPEEEQAMRELALRHPGRIGVRIGFNETDARRMFAGSDFLLMPSRYEPCGLSQMYAQRFGSLPVARKTGGLADTIECGVTGFLFNESTVESYREALSRAFYVYGKKDLLNAMRCLSMTQPFNWCQAVEPYARLYEDLVKQAQHSHY; this is translated from the coding sequence ATGATCAGTGCCGCTGTCGAGCCTCACGTAGATTCATTCAACCCGGACAACCGCGAACCGCTCACCCCGGACTTCGCCACGACAGGCAAGGCACCCGGCGCCCAGCGCCAGCACAACCGCAACAAGCGCAAGATTTTGTTCGTGACCTCGGAAATCGCCGACCTGGTGAAAACCGGTGGCCTGGGAGACGTGTCCGCAGCCCTGCCCCGTGCCCTGGCGCACCTGCACGATGTGCGGGTGCTGATCCCCGGCTACCGGCAGGTGATGGAAAGCGACAACCCCATCCACATCGTCGGTGAACTGGGTGGCCACGCCGCACTGCCGCCGTGCAAGATCGGGCGCATGGACATGGCCGACGGCCTGGTCATCTATGTGCTGATCTGCCCCGAGCTGTACCAGCGTGACGGCACTCCCTATGGTGCCAACAACGGCCGCGACTGGCCCGACAACCACATCCGCTTCGCCCGCCTGGGCCTGGCCGCCGCCGAAATCGCCGCCGGCGAAGGCAGGATCCACTGGAAGCCCGAAGTGGTGCACGCCCACGACTGGCCCGCCGGCCTGGCACCGGCCTACATGCACTGGCGCGGGCTGAGCACGCCAACCCTGTTCACCATCCACAACCTGGCCTACCAAGGTGTGTACAGCCGCGGCTGCAGCCCGGAACTGGCAATCCCCGAACACGCCATGCAGCAGGAAGGCATGGAGTTCTACGGCAAGCTGTCGTTCCTCAAGGCGGGCCTGGCCTACGCCAGCCACATCACCACGGTCAGCGCCACCTATGCCCGGGAAATCACTACCCCGGAATTTGGCTGCGGCCTGGACGGTTTCCTCGCCAGCAAGGCCCAGCAAGGCCTGCTCGGCGGCATTCCCAACGGCATCGACGAAAGCTGGGACTCGGCCACCGACAAGCACCTGCAGCACAACTTCAGCATCAACGACTGGGAAGGCAAGGCGCGCAATGCCCAGGAAGTGCGCGCGCTGTTCGAACTGCAGCCCTCCGAAGGGCCCTTGTTCGCAGTAGTTTCGCGCCTGGTCTACCAGAAAGGCCTGGACCTGACCCTGGGTGTGGCCGACTACATCGTCGAGCAAGGCGGGCAGATCGCGATCATCGGCCGCGGCGAGCCGGAAGAAGAGCAGGCCATGCGCGAACTGGCGCTACGCCACCCGGGCCGTATCGGCGTGCGCATCGGCTTCAACGAAACCGATGCCCGGCGCATGTTCGCCGGCAGCGACTTCCTGCTGATGCCGTCTCGCTACGAGCCATGCGGCCTCAGCCAGATGTACGCACAGCGCTTCGGCTCGCTGCCGGTAGCGCGCAAGACCGGTGGCCTGGCCGACACCATCGAGTGCGGCGTTACCGGCTTCCTGTTCAACGAGTCCACCGTCGAGAGCTATCGCGAGGCACTCAGCCGCGCCTTCTATGTATATGGCAAGAAGGACCTGCTGAATGCCATGCGCTGCCTGTCGATGACCCAACCGTTCAACTGGTGCCAGGCCGTGGAGCCCTATGCACGTCTGTACGAGGACCTGGTCAAGCAGGCGCAGCACAGCCACTACTGA
- the preA gene encoding NAD-dependent dihydropyrimidine dehydrogenase subunit PreA, translating into MADLSIEFAGIKAPNPFWLASAPPTDKAYNVVRAFEAGWGGVVWKTLGEDPAAVNVSSRYSAHYGPNRQVQGINNIELITDRSLDINLREITQVKKDWPDRALIVSLMVPCVEDSWKFILPLVEATGADGIELNFGCPHGMPERGMGAAVGQVPEYVEMVTRWCKTYCSLPVIVKLTPNITDIRQSARAAHRGGADAVSLINTINSITSVDLDRMVAHPIVGDQSTHGGYCGSAVKPIALNMVAEIARDPQTLGLPICGIGGIGSWRDAAEFMALGSGAVQVCTAAMLHGFRIVEDMKDGLARWMDQHGHPNIEAFRGQAVGHTTDWKYLDMNYKSVAHIDQQACIGCGRCHIACEDTSHQAIASTLQADGTHIYSVIEEECVGCNLCQITCPVESCIEMVAQDTGKPYLNWTQDPRNPYREAS; encoded by the coding sequence ATGGCCGACCTGTCCATCGAATTTGCCGGCATCAAGGCACCCAACCCCTTCTGGCTGGCCTCCGCTCCGCCAACCGACAAGGCCTACAACGTGGTCCGCGCCTTCGAGGCCGGCTGGGGTGGCGTAGTGTGGAAAACACTCGGTGAAGACCCGGCGGCAGTCAACGTGTCGTCGCGCTACTCGGCGCATTACGGCCCCAACCGCCAGGTGCAGGGCATCAACAACATCGAGCTCATCACCGACCGCTCACTGGACATCAACCTGCGCGAAATCACCCAGGTGAAGAAGGACTGGCCCGACCGCGCACTGATCGTGTCGCTGATGGTGCCCTGCGTGGAAGACTCGTGGAAGTTCATACTGCCGCTGGTGGAAGCCACCGGGGCCGATGGCATCGAACTGAATTTCGGCTGCCCGCACGGCATGCCGGAGCGCGGCATGGGCGCGGCGGTCGGCCAGGTGCCGGAGTACGTGGAAATGGTCACCCGCTGGTGCAAGACGTACTGCTCGCTGCCGGTGATCGTCAAACTCACGCCGAACATCACCGATATCCGCCAGTCGGCCCGCGCCGCGCACCGTGGCGGGGCGGATGCGGTGTCGTTGATCAATACCATCAACTCGATCACCAGCGTCGACCTCGATCGCATGGTCGCCCACCCCATCGTTGGCGACCAGAGCACCCATGGTGGTTATTGCGGTTCGGCGGTGAAGCCGATTGCCCTGAACATGGTCGCGGAAATCGCCCGCGACCCGCAAACGCTCGGCTTGCCCATCTGTGGTATTGGCGGCATAGGCAGTTGGCGTGACGCAGCCGAGTTCATGGCCCTGGGCAGTGGCGCTGTACAGGTGTGCACGGCAGCGATGCTGCACGGCTTCCGCATCGTCGAGGACATGAAGGACGGCCTGGCGCGCTGGATGGACCAGCACGGGCACCCCAACATCGAAGCGTTCCGCGGCCAGGCGGTGGGGCATACCACCGACTGGAAGTACCTGGACATGAACTACAAGTCGGTGGCGCACATCGACCAGCAAGCATGCATAGGCTGCGGGCGCTGCCACATTGCCTGTGAGGACACTTCGCACCAGGCGATTGCCAGTACGTTGCAGGCTGACGGGACGCATATCTACAGCGTGATCGAAGAGGAATGCGTGGGCTGCAACCTGTGCCAGATCACCTGCCCGGTGGAGAGCTGCATCGAGATGGTGGCCCAGGATACCGGCAAGCCGTACCTGAACTGGACGCAGGACCCGCGTAATCCCTACCGCGAGGCCAGTTGA
- a CDS encoding glycoside hydrolase family 15 protein — MPAHIEDYALLGNCRSAALVSRDGSLDWLCLPRFDAPAVFAALLGNEENGRWRLAPCDPVEYSSRQYVDDTLVLETTWVTATGRARVLDFMPLGEVNSLVRIVEGLAGETNFEMDLVMRFDYGRSVPWVERLDPLTLSAVAGPDRLILCSTVPPHARDQHTVARFRVGAGERQVFSLRHQPSHLPMQPGCDIDQALAQTIDQWRAFAARCPQVGPYSALVRRSLLTLKAMTYAPTGGIVAAVTTSLPERIGHERNWDYRFCWLRDATMTLLAFMNLGYFDEAQAWREWLLRSVAGNPEQMQIMYGLAGERDLQEYTLPWLAGYEHSQPVRVGNAASGQMQLDIYGELADAMTQAIKGGLPRHPRSAAISRLILPYVERIWRQPDEGIWEVRGGRQQFVHSKVMAWVAFDRAAGLADTTEEGRERGQHYRQVADEIRREVCARGLDPSGRFFVQAYGSTEMDASLLQIALTGFLPADDPRFLRTLEQVEQRLMKNGLLLRYDSDSCSDGLTPGEGTFLVCSFWLADVYVLLGRQAQAQALYERLTGLCNDVGLLAEQYDPAGQRMLGNFPQAFSHIGIINTALNLHRAQCPVRDRASCG; from the coding sequence ATGCCTGCCCACATCGAAGACTATGCCCTGCTGGGCAACTGCCGCAGCGCCGCCCTGGTCAGCCGCGATGGCTCGCTCGACTGGCTGTGCCTGCCACGCTTCGACGCCCCCGCGGTATTCGCCGCCCTGCTGGGCAACGAAGAAAACGGCCGCTGGCGCCTGGCCCCCTGCGACCCGGTCGAATACAGTAGCCGCCAATATGTGGACGACACCTTGGTGCTGGAAACCACCTGGGTCACCGCCACCGGCCGCGCCCGTGTGCTCGACTTCATGCCGCTGGGCGAGGTCAACTCGCTGGTGCGTATCGTCGAGGGCCTCGCAGGCGAAACCAACTTCGAGATGGACCTGGTGATGCGCTTCGACTATGGCCGCAGCGTGCCCTGGGTAGAACGGCTGGACCCGCTGACCCTCAGCGCCGTCGCCGGCCCCGACCGGCTGATCCTGTGCAGCACCGTCCCCCCGCATGCCCGTGACCAGCACACGGTCGCCCGCTTTCGCGTTGGCGCGGGCGAACGCCAGGTGTTCAGCCTGCGCCACCAGCCCTCGCACCTGCCGATGCAGCCCGGCTGTGATATCGACCAAGCGCTGGCGCAGACCATCGACCAATGGCGGGCCTTCGCCGCCCGCTGCCCACAGGTGGGCCCATATTCCGCCCTGGTGCGCCGTTCGCTGCTGACCCTCAAGGCCATGACCTACGCGCCCACCGGCGGCATCGTTGCCGCCGTCACCACCTCGCTGCCCGAGCGCATCGGCCACGAGCGCAACTGGGACTACCGCTTCTGTTGGCTGCGCGACGCGACCATGACCCTGCTGGCCTTCATGAACCTCGGCTACTTCGACGAAGCCCAGGCCTGGCGGGAATGGCTGTTGCGCTCGGTGGCCGGCAACCCCGAGCAGATGCAGATCATGTACGGCCTGGCCGGTGAGCGCGACCTGCAGGAATACACCTTGCCGTGGCTGGCCGGCTACGAGCACTCGCAACCGGTGCGGGTGGGCAACGCAGCGTCAGGGCAGATGCAACTGGACATCTACGGCGAACTCGCCGATGCCATGACCCAGGCAATAAAGGGGGGCTTGCCCCGCCATCCACGTAGCGCCGCCATCTCACGTCTGATCCTGCCTTACGTCGAGCGCATCTGGCGCCAGCCGGACGAGGGCATCTGGGAAGTGCGCGGCGGCCGGCAGCAGTTCGTGCACTCCAAGGTCATGGCCTGGGTTGCCTTCGACCGTGCCGCAGGGCTGGCCGACACCACCGAGGAAGGCCGCGAGCGTGGGCAGCACTACCGCCAGGTGGCTGACGAGATTCGTCGTGAAGTATGCGCGCGGGGTCTGGACCCCAGCGGCCGTTTTTTCGTCCAGGCCTATGGCTCGACCGAGATGGACGCCAGTTTGTTGCAGATTGCCCTGACCGGCTTCCTGCCGGCTGATGACCCACGCTTTTTGCGCACGCTTGAACAGGTCGAACAGCGCCTGATGAAAAACGGTCTTCTGCTGCGCTATGACAGCGACAGCTGTAGCGATGGCCTGACTCCAGGGGAGGGCACCTTCCTGGTGTGTTCGTTCTGGCTGGCCGACGTGTATGTATTGCTGGGCCGCCAGGCACAAGCGCAGGCACTTTACGAACGCCTGACCGGCCTGTGCAACGACGTTGGCCTGCTGGCCGAACAGTACGACCCGGCGGGCCAGCGCATGCTTGGCAACTTCCCCCAGGCATTCAGCCATATCGGCATCATCAACACCGCACTGAACCTGCACCGCGCACAGTGCCCGGTGCGTGATCGGGCGAGTTGTGGCTAA
- the gnd gene encoding phosphogluconate dehydrogenase (NAD(+)-dependent, decarboxylating) codes for MKSWIVLSFISKGEHRLMQLGIIGLGRMGGNIARRLMRAGHRTVVHDRNREAITGLEGEGAQGAHDLGALVQKLKAPRAVWVMLPAGEPTEQTIAQLAELLEPGDAIIDGGNTFYKDDMRRAAELAKRGLHYLDVGTSGGVWGLDRGYCMMIGGEKEVFERLEPLFKALAPGVGDIPRTHGRSGEHQRAEHGYIHAGPPGAGHYVKMVHNGIEYGLMQAYAEGFDLLRSKGGNELPEDQRFDLNVAEIAEVWRRGSVVTSWLLDLTADALVADPQLSQFSGSVSDSGEGRWTIDAAVEQAVPVPVLSSALFARFRSRQQQGTYGDKILSAMRLGFGGHVEKKAE; via the coding sequence CTGAAAAGCTGGATTGTGTTGTCATTTATTTCGAAAGGGGAGCATCGGCTCATGCAACTGGGAATCATCGGGCTGGGCCGCATGGGCGGCAATATCGCAAGGCGCCTGATGCGCGCAGGCCACCGTACTGTGGTGCATGACCGCAACCGTGAGGCCATCACCGGTCTGGAGGGCGAGGGCGCCCAGGGTGCGCACGACCTCGGTGCGCTGGTACAGAAGCTGAAAGCGCCGCGCGCGGTGTGGGTCATGTTGCCCGCCGGCGAGCCCACCGAGCAGACCATCGCCCAACTGGCCGAACTGCTGGAGCCGGGCGATGCGATCATCGACGGCGGCAACACCTTCTACAAGGACGACATGCGCCGCGCCGCCGAACTGGCCAAGCGCGGGCTGCATTACCTGGATGTCGGCACCTCGGGCGGTGTGTGGGGCCTGGACCGTGGCTACTGCATGATGATCGGTGGCGAAAAGGAAGTGTTCGAGCGCCTGGAACCGCTGTTCAAGGCGCTGGCCCCGGGCGTGGGTGACATCCCGCGTACCCATGGCCGCAGCGGCGAGCACCAGCGTGCCGAGCACGGCTACATCCATGCCGGCCCACCCGGTGCCGGGCACTACGTGAAAATGGTGCACAACGGCATCGAATACGGCCTGATGCAGGCATACGCCGAAGGCTTCGACCTGCTGCGCAGCAAGGGCGGCAACGAACTGCCGGAAGACCAGCGTTTCGACCTGAACGTGGCCGAAATCGCCGAAGTGTGGCGGCGCGGTAGCGTGGTCACCTCGTGGCTGCTCGACCTCACCGCCGATGCGCTGGTGGCCGACCCGCAGCTGTCGCAATTCAGTGGCTCGGTGTCCGACAGTGGTGAGGGCCGCTGGACCATCGACGCCGCCGTCGAGCAGGCGGTGCCGGTGCCGGTGCTGTCCAGCGCGCTGTTCGCCCGCTTCCGCTCGCGCCAGCAGCAAGGCACCTATGGTGACAAGATTCTCTCGGCCATGCGCCTGGGCTTCGGTGGCCACGTCGAGAAAAAAGCCGAATGA
- the zwf gene encoding glucose-6-phosphate dehydrogenase produces MTKQSTPAAPPCTLFLFGANGDLVKRLLMPALYNLSRDGLLDRNLRIVGVDHNPATAEEFAERLHAFMVERDKGGEGTAKCLDEKLWARLAKRLDYQTGDFLDPATYQALAKRIDTTRHGNAIFYLATSPRFFPEVAQRLGQAGLLDESAGGFRRVVVEKPFGTDLASAEALNACLLKVMGERQIYRIDHYLGKETVQNILVSRFSNGLFESFWNNHYIDHVQITAAETVGVETRGAFYDSTGALRDMVPNHLFQLLAMVAMEPPAAFAADAVRSEKAKVVGAIRPWSAKMALKNSVRGQYGAGKQGRKQLPGYRHEPNVAADSQTETYVALKVMIDNWRWAGVPFYLRTGKRMSVRDTEIAICFKPAPYAQFRESELERPKPNYLKIQIQPNEGMWFDLQAKRPGPELVMENVELGFAYKDFFKMTPATGYETLIYDCLTGDQTLFQRADNIENGWRAVQPFLDAWAQGGEVHEYPAGEDGPEAGNELLTRDKREWHRLG; encoded by the coding sequence ATGACCAAACAGAGCACTCCGGCTGCTCCGCCATGCACCCTGTTCCTGTTCGGCGCCAATGGCGACCTGGTAAAGCGCCTGCTGATGCCGGCGCTTTACAACCTCAGCCGTGACGGTCTGCTGGACCGCAACCTGCGCATTGTTGGCGTCGACCACAACCCGGCCACTGCCGAGGAATTCGCCGAACGCCTGCACGCGTTCATGGTCGAGCGTGACAAAGGCGGCGAGGGCACGGCCAAGTGCCTGGATGAGAAGCTCTGGGCACGCCTGGCCAAGCGCCTGGATTACCAGACCGGCGATTTCCTCGACCCGGCCACCTACCAGGCCCTCGCCAAGCGCATCGACACGACCCGCCATGGCAACGCCATCTTCTACCTGGCGACCTCGCCGCGCTTCTTCCCCGAGGTGGCGCAGCGCCTGGGGCAGGCCGGGCTGCTCGACGAATCGGCCGGCGGCTTTCGCCGGGTCGTGGTGGAAAAGCCCTTTGGCACCGACCTGGCCAGCGCCGAGGCGCTCAACGCCTGCCTGCTGAAGGTGATGGGCGAGCGGCAGATCTACCGCATCGACCATTACCTGGGCAAAGAGACGGTGCAGAACATCCTGGTCAGCCGGTTCTCCAACGGCTTGTTCGAATCGTTCTGGAACAACCACTACATCGACCATGTGCAGATCACCGCCGCGGAAACCGTCGGCGTCGAGACCCGTGGTGCGTTCTATGACAGCACCGGAGCGCTGCGCGACATGGTGCCCAACCACCTGTTCCAGTTGCTGGCGATGGTGGCCATGGAACCCCCGGCCGCGTTCGCCGCCGATGCCGTGCGCAGCGAAAAGGCCAAGGTGGTCGGCGCCATCCGCCCATGGTCGGCGAAGATGGCCCTGAAAAATTCCGTGCGTGGCCAGTACGGCGCCGGCAAACAGGGGCGCAAGCAGTTGCCTGGCTACCGCCACGAGCCCAACGTCGCGGCGGATAGCCAGACCGAGACCTATGTGGCGCTCAAGGTGATGATCGACAACTGGCGCTGGGCCGGCGTGCCGTTCTACCTGCGTACTGGCAAGCGCATGAGCGTGCGTGATACCGAAATCGCCATCTGCTTCAAGCCTGCGCCCTATGCGCAGTTCCGCGAGTCGGAGCTGGAGCGGCCCAAGCCCAATTACCTGAAGATCCAGATCCAGCCCAACGAAGGCATGTGGTTCGACCTGCAGGCCAAGCGCCCCGGGCCGGAGCTGGTGATGGAGAATGTCGAGCTGGGCTTTGCCTACAAGGACTTCTTCAAGATGACCCCGGCGACCGGCTACGAAACGCTGATCTACGATTGCCTGACCGGTGACCAGACCTTGTTCCAGCGGGCTGACAACATCGAGAACGGCTGGCGCGCGGTGCAGCCGTTCCTCGATGCCTGGGCCCAGGGCGGCGAGGTGCATGAGTACCCGGCCGGTGAAGACGGGCCCGAGGCCGGCAATGAATTGCTGACGCGGGACAAGCGCGAGTGGCATCGCTTGGGGTGA